The following proteins are co-located in the Macadamia integrifolia cultivar HAES 741 chromosome 3, SCU_Mint_v3, whole genome shotgun sequence genome:
- the LOC122074101 gene encoding protein TOPLESS-like (The sequence of the model RefSeq protein was modified relative to this genomic sequence to represent the inferred CDS: added 147 bases not found in genome assembly), whose amino-acid sequence MSSLSRELVFLILQFLDEEKFKETVHKLEQESGFFFNMKYFEDEVHNGNWDEVERYLSGFTKVDDNRYSMKIFFEIRKQKYLEALDKHDRAKAVEILVKDLKVFSSFNEELFKEITQLLTLENFRENEQLSKYGDTKSARTIMLVELKKLIEANPLFRDKLQFPSLKNSRLRTLINQSLNWQHQLCKNPRPNPDIKTLFVDHTCGQPNGARAPSPANNPILGSIPKAGGFPPIGAHGPFQPGPPPVPTSLAGWMSNPSTVTHPAVSGGPLGLGAPANPAAILKHPRTPPTNNGVDYPSGDSDHVSKRTRPIGISDEVNLPVNILPISYPGQSHGQPFNTHDDLPKTVVRNLNQGSCPMSMDFHPIQQTLLLVGTNVGDIGLWEVGSRERLVLKNFKVWDLGACSMPLQAALVKDPGVSVNRVIWSPDGSLFGVAYSRHIVQIYSYHGADDVRQHLEIDAHIGGVNDLAFSHPNKQLSVITCGDDKTIKVWDAATGAKQYTFEGHEAPVYSVCPHYKENIQFIFSTALDGKIKAWLYDNLGSRVDYDAPGHWCTTMAYSADGTRLFSCGTSKDGESYIVEWNESEGAVKRTYLGFRKRSLGVVQFDTTRNRYLAAGDEFAIKFWDMDNVNLLTTIDADGGLPASPRIRFNKEGTLLAVSTNENGIKILSNAEGIRLLRTFDSRSFDASRIVSETVTKTTISPNTTVAAATSAGIADRGAPVVSIAGMNGDARNLIDVKPRLSEEANDKSKIWKITEINESAQCRALRLADNLRTNKISRLIYTNSGTSILALASNAIHLLWKWHRSDRNSSGKATASSAPQLWQPSSGILMTNDITDTNPEEAVPCFALSKNDSYVMSASGGKISLFNMMTFKTMTTFMPPPPAATFLAFHPQDNNIIAIGMDDSTIQIYNVRVDEVKSKLKGHSKRITGLAFSHVLNVLVSSGADSQICVWNSEGWEKQKSKFLQLPSGRAPMALSDTRVQFHQDQVHFLVVHESQLAIFETTKLECVKQWVTRESSAPISHATFSCDSQLVYASFLDGSVCIFSAAHLRLRCRINPTAYLPPNVRSNVCPLVIAAHPSEPNQFALGLTDGGVHVFEPLESEGKWGSSPPVENGSASSMPTAPAVGASGSDHQQR is encoded by the exons ATGTCTTCTCTTAGTAGGGAGCTTGTGTTCTTAATTTTGCAGTTCCTCGATGAGGAGAAATTTAAGGAGACTGTTCACAA GCTTGAACAGGAGTCGGGGTTCTTCTTTAACATGAAGTATTTCGAGGATGAGGTGCATAACGGAAATTGGGATGAGGTCGAGAGATATCTCTCAGGCTTCACCAAAGTGGATGACAACCGGTATTCCATGAAGATATTTTTCGAAATTCGAAAGCAGAAGTATCTTGAGGCACTTGATAA GCATGACCGTGCAAAGGCTGTAGAAATCCTTGTAAAAGATCTGAaggttttttcctcttttaatgAAGAGTtgttcaaggaaatcacacagcTCTTGACATTAGAGAATTTCAG GGAAAACGAGCAACTTTCCAAATATGGAGATACGAAGTCTGCTAGAACAATCATGCTAGTTGAGCTCAAGAAGCTAATTGAAGCCAATCCCCTCTTTCGTGACAAATTGCAGTTTCCTAGCCTTAAAAATTCAAGGTTACGGACACTCATTAATCAAAG CTTGAATTGGCAGCATCAGCTTTGTAAAAACCCAAGGCCTAATCCTGATATAAAGACCCTTTTTGTTGATCATACTTGTGGGCAACCAAATGGTGCTCGCGCCCCATCACCGGCAAACAATCCAATCCTGGGATCCATACCAAAAGCTGGAGGTTTTCCTCCAATCGGTGCACATGGG CCTTTCCAACCTGGTCCACCGCCAGTTCCAACGTCCCTTGCTGGTTGGATGTCAAATCCATCGACTGTTACTCACCCAGCAGTGTCTGGGGGACCCCTTGGTCTTGGTGCTCCTGCAAATCCAG CTGCAATTTTGAAGCATCCTCGGACCCCTCCAACCAATAATGGTGTAGATTACCCATCAGGGGACTCAGATCATGTGTCCAAAAGAACAAGACCAATTGGGATTTCTGATGAG GTAAATCTGCCTGTTAATATATTGCCAATAAGTTATCCTGGTCAGAGTCATGGTCAACCTTTCAACACTCATGATGACTTGCCCAAGACCGTTGTGCGAAACCTCAATCAGGGGTCATGTCCCATGAGCATGGATTTTCACCCTATCCAACAGACTCTACTCCTAG TTGGTACCAATGTGGGAGACATAGGGCTGTGGGAAGTTGGTTCTAGGGAGAGATTAGTTCTTAAAAATTTCAAGGTTTGGGATCTTGGAGCATGTTCAATGCCTCTCCAA GCAGCTTTAGTTAAAGATCCTGGTGTATCAGTTAACCGTGTGATATGGAGCCCTGATGGTTCTTTATTTG GAGTAGCATACTCAAGGCATATTGTGCAGATATATTCTTACCATGGTGCTGATGATGTACGGCAGCACTTGGAG ATTGATGCTCATATTGGTGGTGTAAATGATCTTGCATTCTCTCACCCCAATAAACAACTAAGCGTCATAACCTGTGGTGATGACAAGACAATTAAG GTGTGGGATGCTGCTACTGGTGCCAAACAATATACTTTTGAAGGTCATGAAGCTCCTGTCTATTCTGTCTGCCCTCATTACAAGGAAAACATCCAG TTTATCTTTTCAACAGCACTAGATGGAAAGATAAAGGCATGGTTATATGATAATTTGGGATCGAGGGTTGATTATGATGCTCCAGGTCACTGGTGCACAACAATGGCATATAGCGCTGATGGGACTAG GCTTTTCTCATGCGGGACCAGCAAAGATGGAGAGTCATACATTGTTGAATGGAATGAAAGTGAAGGGGCCGTGAAGAGGACTTATCTAGGATTCCGGAAACGTTCTTTGGGTGTGGTGCAGTTTGATACCACTAGAAACCGATATTTGGCTGCCGGTGACGAATTTGCAATAAAATTTTGGGATATGGATAATGTTAACCTTTTGACAACTATTGATGCTGATGGAGGCTTACCG GCAAGCCCACGTATCCGCTTCAATAAGGAGGGGACTTTATTGGCTGTTTCTACAAATGAAAATGGAATTAAAATATTGTCCAATGCGGAGGGGATTCGGTTGCTCCGAACATTCGACAGTCGTTCTTTTGATGCATCAAGAATCGTCTCTGAAACTGTAACAAAG ACTACAATAAGCCCAAATACAACTGTTGCAGCTGCAACTAGTGCTGGAATAGCAGACAGAGGAGCTCCTGTTGTTTCCATAGCTGGAATG ATATCGAGGTTGATCTATACAAATTCAGGAACTTCCATTTTGGCATTAGCATCAAATGCTATTCATCTACTTTGGAAATGGCATCGGAGTGACCGTAATTCAAGCGGCAAG GCCACTGCCAGTAGTGCTCCTCAATTATGGCAACCGTCAAGTGGCATACTAATGACTAATGACATAACCGACACCAATCCTGAAGAGGCTGTTCCTTGCTTTGCTTTGTCTAAGAATGATTCTTACGTTATGTCAGCATCAGGAGGAAAGATTTCCCTGTTCAACATGATGACATTTAAG ACAATGACGACTTTCATGCCTCCCCCACCTGCAGCAACATTTCTCGCTTTCCACCCTCAAGATAACAATATAATTGCTATTGGCATGGATGATTCCACTATCCAGATATATAATGTCCGTGTAGATGAG GTTAAAAGCAAGCTTAAAGGCCACTCCAAAAGAATCACTGGGCTCGCCTTCTCCCATGTATTAAATGTATTGGTTTCTTCTGGAGCAGATTCGCAG ATTTGTGTGTGGAACTCTGAAGGATGGGAAAAGCAAAAGAGCAAATTCTTGCAGCTTCCTTCGGGGAGGGCACCAATGGCTCTATCAGACACACGTGTACAGTTCCACCAGGATCAAGTACACTTCTTGGTTGTCCATGAGAGTCAGCTTGCAATTTTTGAAACAACAAAATTAGAATGTGTCAAGCAG TGGGTCACACGTGAATCTTCTGCCCCAATATCCCATGCAACATTCTCCTGCGACAGCCAGTTGGTATATGCCAGCTTTCTAGATGGATCTGTTTGCATATTTAGTGCCGCACATCTCAGATTACGATGTCGAATTAATCCAACTGCCTACTTGCCACCCAATGTGAG ATCCAACGTATGCCCACTTGTCATTGCTGCCCATCCATCAGAGCCAAACCAGTTTGCATTGGGATTAACAGATGGAGGGGTGCATGTCTTCGAGCCTCTTGAATCTGAAGGGAAATGGGGCTCATCCCCACCTGTTGAGAATGGGTCAGCAAGCAGCATGCCCACAGCACCCGCAGTTGGAGCTTCTGGTTCAGATCATCAGCAGAGGTGA